The genomic window TGGCGCTGGGGCTGACCGGCTCGTAGCCGAAGTCGCCAAGACTTTGGAGAGGCGATTTGGGGAGGGCGTTCGAACTCTGGCGAATTCGACTGCGTTGCGTTCGCGGAGCGAACGACGACCATTACGTTGCGTTCGCGGAGGACGTGAAACGTATTATTGACGGATTTACTTCACTCTCCCTCTGGGAGAGTCGAGCGTCAGCGAGGAGAGGGTTTTTCGGCTGCGGAAAATGGCTCTAACAACCTGCAAGTCCAACGCACCCTCCCCGCTCGTTCCTCGCGACCCTCCCAGAGGGAGGGTGAAATGCTACTAAGGCAGGCACCTCCTGCGGCTAAGGGTTAAACGATTCAATCGACGACCTTGCGGACGGCTTGGATTAGCTGTTGGATGTTGCGGGGGTTTTGACCTAGGTCGCCCTTGCCGATGCGGGATTGGCTGTGCACCGAGAGCGTGCTTTGCTGGGTTTTCGTGTCGCCGATGATGACGACGTGGATGTCGTCGGTAAAGTGAAACAGTCGCGTGCGGCGAGTTAAATGCAGTCGCAGGCCCTCGTCAATTGCTTGGCGGTCTTCCAATTGCCACTGCGGTGCCGTGGCAACCCATTGCTCGACGGCTTCGGCCAGTTGCTGTGGCGAGCGTTCGACGACCAGGGGCTGCATGTCGGGGTTGGTCGCCGTGGGGTCGGTGACCGCCGTGTTGGTGGTGAAGTCGCGGCTCCAGTCGTCGATAAACCAAGCCATCCAGAGCAGGCTCGCGGTGCCGACCGCCAGTACCCCCCAAGCCCATTTGCGTTTACGCTGCTGAATTGGGGAACGTTTTAATTGGTCGAGCATGTGGATGGGTCCATGAGTCTGTTTGCGCAGTCGGAAGCCGAAAACTTACGCGGGGCGATGCCTCTGGCCGCTCGTATGCGCCCGCAACGACTGGACGATTTGGTCGGCCAGCAACACATTCTAGGGCCCGGTAAACTTTTGCGGC from Roseimaritima ulvae includes these protein-coding regions:
- a CDS encoding DUF1499 domain-containing protein, producing MLDQLKRSPIQQRKRKWAWGVLAVGTASLLWMAWFIDDWSRDFTTNTAVTDPTATNPDMQPLVVERSPQQLAEAVEQWVATAPQWQLEDRQAIDEGLRLHLTRRTRLFHFTDDIHVVIIGDTKTQQSTLSVHSQSRIGKGDLGQNPRNIQQLIQAVRKVVD